The genome window GACGTTGACCTTTTGCTGCTTGATGAACCGACCAATAATCTTGACATACCCTCTCTCATTTGGCTTGAGGATTTTCTTAAAAAATCCCACGCAATTTACATTGTCGTCTCCCACGATAAACGCTTCTTGGATAACGTGACTAGTAGAGTTTTGGAGCTGGATTGGGCGAAACATACTATAACCGCAGAAAAAGGCAGTTATAGTTCCTACCTCGAAAGAAAATTAAAGTTGATTAAGCGACAAAAGGAATCATATCTATCTCAGCAACAGGAAATTGAACGACTTACGCTGGAGGCAAAAAAAAGAAAAGAAAAATCTGCTAAGGGCACACGCTGGACGGGGACGGACAACGATAAGTTTTTAAGAGGTTTCAAACGGGAACAAGCTGGTAAATCAGGGCGGGGGGCTAAGACGTTGGAAAAGCGAATTGAACAGATGGAAGAAATTGAAAAGATTGAAGAAAAAATCCCGCTCAATATCAACCTAGAAGCTATACATTCAGGTGCACAGGCGGATATCAATCTGGTCGATGCGGTGGCGCGCTATGCTAGTGGTTTTTCCGTTGGCCCTGTTTCTCTGGAGATTAGATACGGTAAACGAATTGGCCTAGTCGGAGAAAATGGTTCGGGCAAATCGACCTTGCTCAAAATTATTTCGGGAGAAACTATGCCTAAAAGTGGCCAGACTAGCATTGGTTCAGGAGTTCGTGTCGGCAATATGATGCAGGAACATAACAATCTTCCACGAACCGAAATGGTGATGACCTTTTTAATGCAAAAGACAGGACTTGCCGAGAATGAGATTTACAACGCTTTAGTAAAAATTGGTTTCTCTGAGAGAAATATTCGAGGTCAGATTTCAGAATTAAGCCCAGGTGCCCGTGCCCGACTTTCGCTCACAATATTCTCTCTACTCTCTGTAAATGTCTTGATCCTAGACGAGCCGACAAATCATCTGGACATTGAAGCCACCGCAGTTTTGGAAGAGTTACTTAAAAAGTATGAAGGAACGGTTATTTTAGTCTCTCATGATCGTTATTTTCTTGAAAAAACGCGACTGGATTCTATCTATCTACTCGAACACAAAATTATCAGAAGAATTTCAGGCCTACAGGAATATACTGCTCAAGCCGAAAAAGATGCACAAAAATTATTAAAAAAATTAGCTTTCTAAATTTTTCGGCAGAAAGATAGGGATTTGATATAATACCCCCATGCTAAGCCAAAGAGCGATTGAGGAAATGCTGGGGATTAAAGAGGGGACTCAGGTCACAGCCGAGGAGATGGCGAAATTATAATCAGAATTTTTGAATTTGCAGTATGAATTTCGAAGAGCAGTTTCGGAAAAAATTTTCAGTAACTGTCCGCGGTAAAAACATTTACTTTGTGGATGTTGCCCCAAATCAAGCGGTCGAGGTGCCGATTTTTTTGGGACCCGGTTGGGGAGAGACACCGAATACCTTTAAGGATACCATCCGGGTGTTATTTGAGGCCGGATTTCGGGTTTTATGTGTTGAACATTCAAGGCAGGATCTGAAATTGATTACAAAGGGCAATTTGCCTCATCTGGAATTACAAAAAGCTGAGACTATCCTGCAAATACTGGAGGCGCAGAAAGTGGACGCAGTCAGCCTGATTGCTCATTCTGAAGGAGCTATTAATTGTATTATATCGGCTTCGCTCCGGCCGGAACTTTTTCGGAACATGATTCTAGTTGGACCCTGTGGCCTGATGCGAGAAGAGACATTCATTAAACTAGTTGGCCGTTTTATTCTGAACCTATTGGAGGGGGTGGCTAGAGCCGCTAGAGAACCGGCGGCCCGCGTTCGATTGTTGCGATCTGCTGAAGAAACCGCAAAATATTTTCTTAAGAACCCGATTATGGGCCTACTTGAGGGCGGAGCCATTTCTCATACCAAGCTTTTGGTTCTTTTAGAAAAACTATACCGAAGCGGTCTCAAGGCTGTAATCATTCACGGCTCTGACGATTGGGTTTTCCCAATTAAAGGGATGCGAGACCTTAGAAATTTAAGCTACATAGACTTTCATTTGGTTAAAGGCGACCATCATGATATTTATGCCAATCCAAAAAATTACCTATCATTCTTTAAGGACAGTCTCGCTAAGACAAATTGAGCGTTTAGGTTATCCGTTTACCACGTGAGCCTGGTTTGATATCATTGATTGATATGGAAAAATACTTATCGACCGAAAATCTGGAAAGACATAGTCTTGGCGTAAAAGTCATTAGGATTTTTACTGTTCCTTTATTGAACAATCTACCCGCCTCCTTAGTCCAGAAAATGATGAAAAAATCTAGCAAGGATGCCTCGGCCGTGGTAGAGAGGGGAGGATCGACTCATGCCCTCGAAGCCATGTATAGCCGCCACAGCCGGAGTATTTTTTCAAGAGGATTTTGGCAAGGACTGGCCGATAGTTTCTGGCATCATGTGATTTCTCAGCCAAAAGCGATTCGAAATCGGTTAAAAATTGTAGAGCTGGCGATTGAAAAGGAGCTTGTGAAAATAATCTCCGAGAAAAGTGTAGACACTGACCCCGTTAGGATTCTAAATGTTGGGGGCGGTTCGTCTCGAGCGATTATGCACGTTCTGAATCGAATCTTCCAAGACCACCCGAATGTTCAAATTAAGGTAACCAATATTGATAAAGATGCTCGAGCTATCGAGCTGGGTAAAAAGATTGCAGAGCAACAAAAGCTCGGCCACTGTTTTGAGTGGATTAATGACGATGCTCGTAATATCTCAAAACTGGTGAGCCCAGAATCATTCGACCTAGTTGAAATGGTTGGTTTGCTAGATTACTTTCAAAACGATCGAGGCACCCAAGTCATCGGACAAATCTATAATGCCCTCAAAGTTGGCGGTATGTTTATTGTCGCCAATGTTTTTCCGAATTCGGAAATGCCTTTTGTCTACAAGACTGGCTGGCCCAAAATGTACTACAAGACGCCTGAAGATATTCGCACGATTTTAAAGCAAAGCGGGTTTAACGCCGAACCCGACATTTTTACAGAGCCCCTGAAAGTTCATATAATAGGTGTTGTAAGAAAATAATTATGGAGATATTTGCGATATCGGGTTTAATCAACGGGATTGTCGCCACCGCGTTCGGTGTTCTTGTTATTTTAAAAAACTGGAAGGATCGTTCGAACCAGTTATACTTTTTGATGACTGCAGCTCTAGCTCTCTGGTCTTTCAGCTATTGGCAGTGGCTTTTATCTAGTGACTACACAACCGCCCTCTTTTGGGTGCGCACCCTCTCTGTTGGATCATTGTTTATCCCAATTTTTTTCTTTCATTGGGTCATTCAGCTAACTAAAAATAGGACATATAACTGTGTTGTTCTAAAAATTGTCTACGCAATCGCCGTAATCATTATCTTTTTTGTAAATTCACCACTTTTTATTGCAAACCTAGAAGGTAAATCGATTTTTACCTTCTGGCCAAATGCCGGAATGGTGTATGACATTTATTTTTCTTATATTTATGTCGGCTTAATTCTTTATACAATTTATATTTTGATCCGCTCGTATCGACTTGCCGCTGACAACGATCGCAAGGGACAGATTCTTTACATACTCATCGGAGCGATTCTTGGTTTTGGTGGCGGTCTGACAAATTTCCCACTTTGGTTCGGGATTCCTCTTCCGCCATATGGAAATTTTCTGGTCGCCGCCTTTCCATTTTTGCTAGGCTACTCAGTTTTAAAGTTTAAATTATTCGACGCAAAAACAATCGCCACCGAGCTCTTAGTTTTCTTCATCGAAATTATTCTACTTGTCCAAGCCGTTCTATCCAAGTCGGCTACTGAAGCAGTCCTCAAAGGGGGTCTTTTCATCGTTGTCGGAATCTTCGGCTATTTACTTATTAAAAGTGTGTATCGCGAAGTTGAGCAACGCCAACAAATCGAGCAATTGGCCGCTAAGCTTGAAGCGTCGAATGAGGCCCTGGAAGGGGTTAACAAAAATTTGGCGGTGGCGAATGAAAAGCTGAAGGAGTTGGATCAGCTGAAAAGTGAATTTGTGTCGCTGGCAACCCATCAAATCCGCGGCCCGCTTACCGCGATCAAGGGCTACGCGTCACTCATTATGGAAGGAGATTACGGCCGAATTTCGGCCAAGGTGAAGGAGGCGCTCGACTATATTTATAAATCGACCGAATCACTTGTCCTCGTGGTTAGTGACTTCTTGGATGTCTCGCGCATCGAGCAGGGCCGAATGAAATATGATTTTAAAATTTTTGATTTTCGAGATTTGGTGAAAGAGATTGTCAATGAATTAAAACCGAATATCGACAAAGCCGGCCTGAATTTTACTTTTGAATCCAAGGAGGAGGAAAAATTCCCAATCAACGGCGACCAGGTCAAACTCAAGCAGGTCATCGCCAACATCATCGACAATTCGGTCAAATACACACCTAAAGGCTCCGTCAAAGTCTCCGTCACTAAGCATGGCAAGAAAATCAAGTTTGCCGTCAAGGATACGGGGGTGGGAATTTCGCCAGATACTCTGCCGAGACTCTTTGCCAAATTTAGCCGCGCCCAAGATGCCAGCTTGACCAACACTAGCGGCACAGGTCTCGGTTTGTATCTCGCCAAAGCCATCATCGAAGCCCATCAGGGCAAAATCTGGGCCGAGTCGGAGGGGAAGGGGAAGGGTTCACAATTCTATGTCGAACTTGACGAAACTAAGAAAATTTAGCTAGAATACAAGGGAACAGCCGATAGGTGTCGGATTTGCTCCAAAAAAACCCAAAATGAAAGGCGATTGTATGGATTCCCAGGCCCAACAACCCTTCATGTTCGGTTTCAAGGTTAGCGTCGACTTGAAAGAAGAGGTCGCTAACTCGCAGGCGTGTGGCGGTACCTACTACACCACAAGCTCCGGCGGAAGAGAAACCGAATATGATGAGGACCCGTAAGTTTTGACGGAACAAGCACACACTTTGATCAGATCAGATTTCTAGTCAAAGTGTTTTTTTATTAAGTCTCACCAGTTTAGCTTTTATTTCCTTTAGGGTTGGGACATTAAACTCAATCCTTTCCGAGTCGGTCGTTTTTGGATCGATCGGAAACAGCTTCCACCTGCCGGTCTTAATGTTTCTCTGAAATTGAGTCCCGAATTTCTGCTTTAATCCTTGTTGGGTGAGAATTCGGTCTGTGACGGCAGCGAAAAGCCATTTCGCTGGTTTATAATTCCTTTCCATACTCCCATTGACAAGTCGCAAGGCAATTTTTGTGTCGGAGAGCTTGCCACTATGGTGAAATATCATAGCTGCGCAGTAAAATTCCTTACCATTCTTTAGTTGTCCACTTTTAACTATCCGCTTAGCTTCTGCCAGTCGATAGTTGTCCCTCTTAACCATAAGAGCGAAGTCTTTTTCGAAAAGTTTCGCTTTTCTATCTCGTTGGCCAGCTAAGAACAGACCCACAATTTTACTCAATCTTTTCCTTGACATGTCTACCATGCTATATTACTCTAATTTTGAAGTCAACCGAACATTCAAAAATTGAGGATTTATGATTCTTATTCTAACCAAGTCCTACGACCCAACGGCAGATTTTGTCTGTGAAAAAGCAAAAATGCGCGGGATAGGAGTTCACAGGGTTGATCTGGACTCCTTGCCGAAAGAAGGAACAGTGTCGATCATGGGTAACGGCTCCTGGGCTATTGATGCCAACACCGGCAAAATCGATAGCAGGGAGATTAAAAGGGTGTGGCAAAGGCGAATTCCCACAATCAAAATGGGGTTTCCTGACCCAGAAGCAAACGAGTACGCGGAAAAAGAATGGAGACTATTGTTTGAGTGGTGGATTAATTCACTTCCGGATGGCCGGGTGTTGGATCCCGAGCACCGGCTAAAATTCGCTTACAACAAACTCCTTCAGCTTCAGTGTGCGAAACGAGTGGGATTGACTGTTCCTGACACCTTGGTCACAACAGACAGGGTGCTAGTGGAGCAATTTTATGAAAAGCACGGTGGCATGATTGTTGTCAAATCTCTTGGTGGTTTTGGTAAAGTCCATACCGATCGGCAAGAGTTTGAAGCGATCTATACGAGCCAAGTTACAGAAAAGGATTTGGCTAGATTATCGGAATTGAAATGTGTGCCAGTTGTTTTCCAGACCTGTATCGAAAAACTCTACGAGATCAGGGCAACGGTCGTAGGTGATCAAATCTTCTCTTGCAAAATTGAGTCCCAAAAGAGCGAGAAAACTAAAATCGACTGGAGAAAATATGATTTCAAGAATGTGCCACATACTCAGATTGAATTACCACCCGCAATTAATGAGAAAATTCTCTCTGTGATGAGCACCTTCGGAATTCACTTCGCCTCCTTTGATCTTGCGTTTGACCAGTCCGGCCAGTACATTTTTTTTGAAATGAACCCTAATAGTCAATGGGTTTGGATTGAAAATCTCACCGGCATGCCGATAACCGAAGCGTTGCTAGACTATCTTAACTGCGACTAAAACAACCACGCAAACCCGATGTATTTTGTCGGGTTTTTAAATTTTGCAATCTTTTGAAAAAATTATTAGGAGCTACATCTGGGCCGAGTCGGAGGGCAAAGGCAAAGGCAGCCAGTTTTATGTGGAGTTGGAGGCTAAACCAGATTAGTAAATTTGGTCGCCCGAACCGTTCGGAACGGTTTTAGGGAGGCGAGGGATTAGTTGAGAAGTTAAAAAGCCCCGACGCTTGTCGCAAGGTCGGGACCCCGACTGAAACGCCGGGGTTTTGAAGTTGGGAGGTTTGGAAGTTTAGAAGGTAGTGGACTTATTGCGCATCCAATTTCGCTGTGGTATTATTTACGATATGAGCACAATCGCTATTCCCAAAACAATAACTAAGGGGGAGGAACTAGTCATTATTCCTAGACGGGAGTATGATCGCTTTTTAGCCATTATTTCCGGCAATGAAGAAATAAAAGGTGATGATGTTCTACGCTGGTCTCGAGAAGCTAAAAGACTTAAAAGAGCTGGTAAATTACCTCTTCTGAACTCTCTTAAAAATCTTTTGTAAAAGATTGCATGAAAATTTATTTTCATCCACGATTTGCAAAGTCATTTAGCAAATTGTCGACTACGCTCAAGGCAAGGGCAATCGATAGGGAAAAGATATTTCGAATTAATCCGTTTAATTCGAGTCTCGATACTCACAAACTTCACGGAAAATTAAGAAATCAATGGAGTTTTTCGGTTAATAGAAAGTGTAGAATTATTTTTGAATTTGTCGACAAGAATGTCATATTCCTCGACATAGGGGACCACTCACTATATCAGTAATTTTAGATTCTCGCCAAATCAATCATCGAAGCCCACCAAGGCAAAATCTGGGCCGAATCCGAGGGTAAAGGTAAGGGGAGTCAGTTTTATGTGGAGCTGGGGGCCAAGGAATAATTAGGACTCGGTAATTTAAGCCCCCTCCTGTGAGGTACGCTACCTTAAAGGAGGGATATAACGAATTAAAATCATTTCATGAAAAGAAACCGTTCAGCTGGAATAGTAATTAAGGACGATAAAGTTCTTGTGATGCATCGTATCAATAGAGGCGATGAATACTGGGTATTTCCTGGTGGCGGACAGGAAGACGGCGAAACATCAGAACAAACAGCGGTCCGTGAAATTGATGAGGAAACAACCATCAAAGTAAAGGTAGGAAGACCCGTATATCACATTACCTGGGATACGGGTGAAGAGAATTTTTTCTACCTCTGCGATTACATTTCAGGAGAGCCGAAATTGAGATCGGACTCGGAAGAAATTCATCAGATGAAGAGTGGCAAACAAGTATATGAACCAATGTGGATCGAGATTAGTAAACTGTCCGAACTCAAGCTTTATCAATTGGAAGTACGAGATTTATTCTTGAGAGACTATAAGTCTGGTTTTCTAGAGCACATGCAAGAATTATTCATTAAGCTCGCCGAGCGAAGACATAAGTAAATTTAATAACAAAAGCCATATGAAATCTGGCAAATTACTTCTAACATCAACAGGTTTATCTTCTGGAAATATCGCAAAAAGATTTCAGAGTTTTTTTGCTGATCCTAGAAGCCAGACTGTTGCAATAGTAACAACGGCGGCAGAAGGTAAGGATCAAAATAAATATTCTCAATTGGCAAAAAAACAGTTAGAGGAAATGGGATTCGTTAAGATTGATTTTGTTGATCTTGAGGCAGAGCCAAGCAGAGACTTTTCTTCATACGGAGTTATCTATGTATGTGGAGGAAACACTTTTAAGCTTCTCAAATTTGCCCGAGAAGCAAATTTTAAAACTTCAATTGAAAACCTCCTGAGTCGAGGTGGTGTATATGTTGGCGTTAGTGCCGGAAGCATTATTGTCGGTCCTTCAATTGACATCACCAACGAGGTAGAACCCGAACCAAATGATATCGGCTTAAAAGATCTTGCTGGTTTTAGCATTACTAATCTTATTATTCTTCCTCATTATTCCTCAGAAAAGGAGCCGGCAACGGCTGATTTTGAGAAAAAATACGGAGTGAGAGTTGAGCGCTTGAACGACTCCCAGGCTGCTCTCCTAGAAAACGGAGAAGAAACTATTGTTGAATAAAAATGGAGACACACTTGCGTATGTCTCCATGTTAGAGCAACTTCTCAATATTACCTGTCAGATCCTTCACCCTTTTCCTTTTAGAAAGTCCGAGGGCGATTTCATAGATAGGCCGGTCCGAGGGCCGAAGGAGAATTGCTTGTCGCTCAAGCGAACGGAATCCACGGAGGTACTGGCGGCTGCGTGCAAACGCCAACCTGATCATTGCAGCTGTAGCATCTGAGAGGCATAGCTCTCGCTCGATGGTTGCATTTCCATGCAATTTTTCAAGTGTTGAGAGTTTTTGTTTTATCTCTTCAGTGCACAACTCAATGATGTTTTTCGAGAGCAAAGCAGGATAGGGAATAAGTAACTCCCTCAAGCGGTCACCGGTGTCGGTTACGTCGTACAAAGTTTCAGCCGTAGCCAAATCTCCGCACAACGCCTCCGGCAACCAGTACCCGGTAGCCCATGAGCGATGTTGACCGCCCAGGTTCTTGCCCTTGATCCATCCTTCAACCTGCCGAACAAGTAGGGCCACATCGCAAACTGCGACACCACCCGTACCCGCTGGTAGATCAAAGCGTACGCTATCGTCGCACACGAAAAAGTTTCCATCAGGCCATCGTTTTCTCAGTAAAGATTCGATGATGGACGAATATGTCTCAATTCTACCCTCATCGCAACCTGCCAAGAGATCAATTTTGCCTTCCGACGAATTCCTCTTCCGTCCGACACGTAAGAGCATTTTCATACCCTGCATCTCACGCAGAACGTGAGCAAGATCAGAGGTTACGCTACTTTTCATAGCGCCCCCTTTCCGCGTTTCGCTTCCTCAAACCCGATTAAGGCCTTTGGAAAACCGAATGTGGATGCCAGATACTCGATGTCTGATTCGGTTAGAGGGCCATCCCTGTGGTAAACGAGCTTTTGATACTCTTTTCTCCCACGCTCAAGGCCTTTCTCGAATTTTGACACCTCTTCAGCAAATACGGTTTTCACCGTCTCGGCCGAAGACCACTGGTTTCCTGATATCATGACAAACTCATCAAATGGAATCGATGCCTGCTGACAGAGGATGAATGCTTCTCGGATAAGTTTCCGAAGAACATAGTCCGCTGCCTTGTTTCCAGGCCGAAGCCCTTGTGATACCAGGATCACCGCCGCCTTGCCGAGATCGGCTAAGCGACACATGTTGGCTTGATCCTGAACTTTGGATCGTTTAGTGAGAGAGCTGACCACACCTACCCAGTTCGAGTTTTCATAGTCGCTTCGGCTGCACTCAACGGCAGTTACGATGCGATCAATACTAGCCCCTGAATCGGCAGCAATCATCTCCAGCGGAGATTCAAAGAGGACTTCGCCTTGGAATTGGGTAAAGACCAAGTTCCAAAGTTCCATTGACTTCCCTGTGCCTGGATTTTGCCAAACAATCTCCGTACGAACGCCGCATCGGTTCCGAGTCGGTGTATAAGTGACGTTTCCATCATTGCTGATGATCCTAACACCTAGCCTTTCCCAGATTCTTTGAGACGTTTCATCTTGT of Candidatus Paceibacterota bacterium contains these proteins:
- a CDS encoding ABC-F family ATP-binding cassette domain-containing protein, whose protein sequence is MIKVKNISKSYGTLVALNEISFCLEDRWKVALVGPNGTGKTTLLKILAGIEDYDGGSIKYPAKIRIGYLPQDVSFVEEMTILSYIHLVSDFGNKAGSKAAEYNFEHQMKLVLAGFGLGDISLDRELSSLSSGQKTKIALTGLLLKDVDLLLLDEPTNNLDIPSLIWLEDFLKKSHAIYIVVSHDKRFLDNVTSRVLELDWAKHTITAEKGSYSSYLERKLKLIKRQKESYLSQQQEIERLTLEAKKRKEKSAKGTRWTGTDNDKFLRGFKREQAGKSGRGAKTLEKRIEQMEEIEKIEEKIPLNINLEAIHSGAQADINLVDAVARYASGFSVGPVSLEIRYGKRIGLVGENGSGKSTLLKIISGETMPKSGQTSIGSGVRVGNMMQEHNNLPRTEMVMTFLMQKTGLAENEIYNALVKIGFSERNIRGQISELSPGARARLSLTIFSLLSVNVLILDEPTNHLDIEATAVLEELLKKYEGTVILVSHDRYFLEKTRLDSIYLLEHKIIRRISGLQEYTAQAEKDAQKLLKKLAF
- a CDS encoding class I SAM-dependent methyltransferase, whose amino-acid sequence is MEKYLSTENLERHSLGVKVIRIFTVPLLNNLPASLVQKMMKKSSKDASAVVERGGSTHALEAMYSRHSRSIFSRGFWQGLADSFWHHVISQPKAIRNRLKIVELAIEKELVKIISEKSVDTDPVRILNVGGGSSRAIMHVLNRIFQDHPNVQIKVTNIDKDARAIELGKKIAEQQKLGHCFEWINDDARNISKLVSPESFDLVEMVGLLDYFQNDRGTQVIGQIYNALKVGGMFIVANVFPNSEMPFVYKTGWPKMYYKTPEDIRTILKQSGFNAEPDIFTEPLKVHIIGVVRK
- a CDS encoding ATP-binding protein, with amino-acid sequence MEIFAISGLINGIVATAFGVLVILKNWKDRSNQLYFLMTAALALWSFSYWQWLLSSDYTTALFWVRTLSVGSLFIPIFFFHWVIQLTKNRTYNCVVLKIVYAIAVIIIFFVNSPLFIANLEGKSIFTFWPNAGMVYDIYFSYIYVGLILYTIYILIRSYRLAADNDRKGQILYILIGAILGFGGGLTNFPLWFGIPLPPYGNFLVAAFPFLLGYSVLKFKLFDAKTIATELLVFFIEIILLVQAVLSKSATEAVLKGGLFIVVGIFGYLLIKSVYREVEQRQQIEQLAAKLEASNEALEGVNKNLAVANEKLKELDQLKSEFVSLATHQIRGPLTAIKGYASLIMEGDYGRISAKVKEALDYIYKSTESLVLVVSDFLDVSRIEQGRMKYDFKIFDFRDLVKEIVNELKPNIDKAGLNFTFESKEEEKFPINGDQVKLKQVIANIIDNSVKYTPKGSVKVSVTKHGKKIKFAVKDTGVGISPDTLPRLFAKFSRAQDASLTNTSGTGLGLYLAKAIIEAHQGKIWAESEGKGKGSQFYVELDETKKI
- a CDS encoding type II toxin-antitoxin system RelE/ParE family toxin, with the protein product MKIYFHPRFAKSFSKLSTTLKARAIDREKIFRINPFNSSLDTHKLHGKLRNQWSFSVNRKCRIIFEFVDKNVIFLDIGDHSLYQ
- a CDS encoding NUDIX domain-containing protein; translation: MKRNRSAGIVIKDDKVLVMHRINRGDEYWVFPGGGQEDGETSEQTAVREIDEETTIKVKVGRPVYHITWDTGEENFFYLCDYISGEPKLRSDSEEIHQMKSGKQVYEPMWIEISKLSELKLYQLEVRDLFLRDYKSGFLEHMQELFIKLAERRHK
- a CDS encoding Type 1 glutamine amidotransferase-like domain-containing protein; its protein translation is MKSGKLLLTSTGLSSGNIAKRFQSFFADPRSQTVAIVTTAAEGKDQNKYSQLAKKQLEEMGFVKIDFVDLEAEPSRDFSSYGVIYVCGGNTFKLLKFAREANFKTSIENLLSRGGVYVGVSAGSIIVGPSIDITNEVEPEPNDIGLKDLAGFSITNLIILPHYSSEKEPATADFEKKYGVRVERLNDSQAALLENGEETIVE
- a CDS encoding alanine--tRNA ligase-related protein, translating into MKSYAEIKRHFGTFGFKWQDSVPIASSNPKLLFNISGGVVFEDAISNGTSPKSSRVVSVQTCLRTDGWEKIGRSGRHHLAFDMLGHFSLYEDKEAEVKDVMIESAWRYLTVCLGINPSTLSATVHPQDETSQRIWERLGVRIISNDGNVTYTPTRNRCGVRTEIVWQNPGTGKSMELWNLVFTQFQGEVLFESPLEMIAADSGASIDRIVTAVECSRSDYENSNWVGVVSSLTKRSKVQDQANMCRLADLGKAAVILVSQGLRPGNKAADYVLRKLIREAFILCQQASIPFDEFVMISGNQWSSAETVKTVFAEEVSKFEKGLERGRKEYQKLVYHRDGPLTESDIEYLASTFGFPKALIGFEEAKRGKGAL